The following are encoded in a window of Castanea sativa cultivar Marrone di Chiusa Pesio chromosome 5, ASM4071231v1 genomic DNA:
- the LOC142633284 gene encoding uncharacterized protein LOC142633284 — MVEEKRTTLMVIKVDLECSRCYKKIKKVLCKIPQVQDQVYNEKENLVVIKVVCCSAEKIKRKIIYKGGDTIKNIEIREIEKSKPTKENEIENPKLDSKPLLGPVGFGTCCCTECVQGRSEGPCHCGQCRPPGCDCGCHGKPVCDSSSRGCKRSCNVNQNQFDHFSLEPSPLCTIM, encoded by the exons ATGGTGGAGGAAAAG AGGACAACATTGATGGTGATCAAGGTCGACCTTGAATGTAGTCGCTGCTACAAGAAGATCAAGAAAGTGCTTTGTAAAATCCCTC AAGTACAAGACCAGGTATACAACGAGAAGGAAAACTTGGTGGTAATCAAAGTGGTATGTTGCTCTGCTGAAAAGATAAAGCGAAAGATAATTTACAAGGGTGGTGATACCATTAAGAACATTGAGATCAGAGAGATTGAGAAGTCCAAGCCAACTAAggagaatgaaattgaaaacccTAAACTGGATTCAAAGCCTCTTCTTGGACCTGTTGGATTTGGGACCTGTTGTTGTACGGAATGTGTTCAGGGTCGTAGTGAGGGGCCATGCCATTGTGGCCAATGTAGGCCACCCGGATGTGACTGTGGCTGCCATGGAAAGCCAGTTTGTGACAGTTCTAGTCGTGGGTGTAAAAGGAGCTGTAATGtgaatcaaaatcaatttgatcaCTTCAGTCTTGAACCTTCCCCTTTATGCACCATCATGTAA